The genomic segment CAGGTGATCGGGCTGTTCGAGCCGGCCGGCGTGGCGGCCAAGAAGCCGCAGCGGCCGGCCGGGGGAAACGGGCAGCCCGCCGGGCGAGCCGCGGCGCCCGCGGCGCCGGCCGAACCGGCGGTGGCAGGCGCCCTCGAGCCGGCGGTCGCTCCCGAGGCGGCGGCGGCGCCCGCCGCGCCGGAGCGGACGGAGCCGATCGCCGCGCCACCGGACGCGGTCGACGACGTGCCGGAGCGCGGGCCGGACGGGCGTGTGCTGTCGCCGGCCGAGCGGCGCCGCTACCGCGAGCGAGGCGAACTGCCGGCGGCCGCGCCCGCGTCCGCCGCCGCGCCTGCCCCGGCGCGGGCGCCCGCGCCGGCCGAGGTGACCGGTCCGGACGAGCCGGAGGACGTCGTGCCGATGTCGCCGCTGCGGCGGCGCATCGCCGAACGCCTCGTGCAGGCCCAGCACACGGCGGCGATCCTCACCACGTTCAACGAGGTCGACATGTCCGCCGTGATGGCGCTGCGGGAGGCCCACAAAGACGAGTTCCTCGCCCGGCACGGCGTGAAGCTCGGCTTCATGTCCTTCTTCGTCAAGGCGTGCGTCGCGGCGCTCAAGCAGTTTCCCGGCGTCAACGCGGAGGTGCGCGGCGACGCGATCGCCTACAAGAAGTACTACCACATCGGCATCGCGGTCGGCGGCGGCAAGGGGCTCGTCGTGCCCGTCGTCCGCCACGCCGACCGGCTCGGCTTCGCCGACATCGAGCGCACCATCGCCGACCTGGCGCAGCGCGCGCAAGCCAACAAGCTCACCCTCGACGAGTTGATGGGCGGCACGTTTACGATCAGCAACGGCGGCGTCTATGGATCGATGATGTCCACGCCGCTGCTCAACATGCCGCAGACCGGCATCCTGGGCATGCACAACATCATCCGGCGGCCGGTCGCCATCGGCGATCGGATCGAGATTCGCCCAATGATGTATATCGCACTGTCGTACGATCACCGGGTCATCGACGGGCGCGAGGCGGTCCAGTTCCTGGTGGCCGTCAAGCGTGGCGTCGAGCACCCGGAGCGGCTGATGTTCGAGCTGTGACGCGCGCGGTGGCGTGGTTGTGCGTCGGGTTGGCGGTCGCGGCGGCCGCGGCGGCCGCGTGCGACAAGCGGGAGCCGTCGCCGGAGGCCGCCGAGCCGTACCGGCCACCGCCACCGCCCTTGCCGCCACCGCCGCCGGACGCGGGCGTCGCGCGACGGACGGGCGACGAGCCGAGCCTCGTCGAGTGCATCCGCGCGTGCCGCGCCGGCGTACGGCGCGCGCGAGGCGAGGGGCGAGGGGCGCGCGACTGCGTCGCCGACTGCTCGCGGGCGTGTACCGCGACGTGCGTCGACCGCGCGAAGGCGCGCGGCGAGTTCTCCGAGCGCACCGAGGCGGCGTGCGCGGTGAGTTGTCGGCTCGGCGAATGACGCCCTGCAGCGGGATGGCGCGGGCCGACGCCGCCGGCGTCTCGCGCGGCGGCGGGCGGCCTGTCGGCTTGGCCCGGTCGCGGGCGCGGGCCGACGCCGCCGCTTACGGAGCGATCCGAACCACCGCGGTCGCGACCCCGTCGGCGTCCGGCAGCGGCTCGTCCCCGACGGTCGCGCGGTCGCCGTAGCTCACGGCGACCGCGACGGCGTCTCCGCTGGCGTCCGCGGCGACGGCAGCCGCCTGGTCGTCCCGCGGGCCGGCGACGGTGCGCACCCACCGGGGGGCGCCGTCGCCGCCGGAAAGGCGCGCGACGAACCCGTCGCGGAGGCCGGCGGCGCGGAGCGCATGCCCCGGCAGGTCGATCGCGATCTCGAACTCGCCGGCCGCGAGGATGTCGCCGCCGGCCACGGCCACCGCCGCGACGCGGTCCTCGCCGCCACCGCCGATTGCGCGCGCCCAGACGAGCTTGCCCTGTGCGGTGTACCGGGCGACGAAGCCGTCGGCGCCGCCGGCCGTCGCGACCGGCGCGCCGCCCAACAGCGCCGTGCCGCCGATCGTTCCACCCACGGCGATGTCGCCGCCCGGCAGCGCCGCGGCCGCCGTCGCCACATCGTCGGCTGCACCGCCGAAACCGCGCGCCCACCGCGGTGCGCCGTCCGCGCCCGCCAGCCGCGCGATCGCGATGTCCGCCGTCGGTCCCGCCGCGCGCAGCGCTCGGCCGGCGAACTCCGCGTCGCCGGTGAACGTGCCGACCGCGATCGCGTCGCCTGCGGCCACCGCGACGCCGCGCAGCGCATCCGGGCCTGGCCCGCCGAGCGTGGCGATCCATCGCACGTGGCCGTCGGGCGTCACCGCGACGGCCACGCCGTCCTGCACGCCGGCGGTGTCGATCGGTCGCGACTCGGCGGAGGAGGCGTCGGGGGCGGCGGTCGTGGACACGGCGATCGGCGCGTCGAAGTCGCCCACTGCCACCGCGCCGTCGGCGTCCGCCGCGACGGCGACGAGGTGCGCCACGCCATCGCCGGCGACGACGGCGGCCCACATCGGGCGCCCATCGTCGTCGATGCGCATCAAGAACCCGGCCGGTCCCGCGGCGGCGGTGAGCGTGCGCTCACCGAGTGACAGCGCCCGAGAAAACGCGCCGACCACGTAGATGGCTCCGTCCGGCGCGACGGCCACGCCGCGCGCGAGGTCGACGCCCGGTCCGGTCCACGCCCGGGCCCAGCGGACCTGACCGTCGGGCGACAGCCGGACGGCGAACGCGTCGTCTTCGCCGTCGGGCGCGCCGCGCAGGCGGTGGCCCGCGACGTGTGCTTCGCGCTGAAACGACCCGACCGCGATCGTGTCGCCGCCCGACAGCGCCACCGCGCGCACCGCCGGATACGCGGGACCGGTGACGACGTGCGCCCAGCGCACGCGCGCGCCGGCGAGCGCCGGCGCGTCTGCCGGCATCGGCGCGGGCGCCCGCGGCGCACCGCAGGCTGCACCGGCGAGCATGCCGGCGACCGCGGCGGCGGCTACCCGGCGGTTGCGCACCGGCGCGCCGGCGAGGTCGCGAGATGCAAGTTCACGTTCGGCGCACGCTCGCGGCGCACGACGGCGCGTCTCCCTACACGCCACGGGAGGGCGGGTGGACGTATGCCGACGATCGTCCGCGGGTTGCAGCCGCAGCGACCGGCGATGCGCTGTCTGGAGGGACAGCCCCTAGACCTTCTCGCCGCGCGCACGCATCTCTCGCACGACGGCCGCGAGGCCCTTTTTGTCGATGATGCGCATGCCGCGGGCGGAGACGCGCAGTCGGATCCAGCGGTTTTCTTCCTCGAACCAGTAGCGTTTCGACCGCAGGTTGACCTCGAACCGCCGCTTCGATTTGCGGTTCGAGTGGCTGATCTTGTTGCCGACCAGCGCGGACTTGCCGGTGACCTGACAGACGCGAGACATGGTGCCTACCTCAGATCTTCGACTCTTTGAAGTCGACGTGTTTGCGGATCTTGGGGTCGTACTTCTTGAGGACCAGCTTGTCCGGCGTGCGGCGCTTGTTCTTGCTGGTGGTGTAGAAGTACCCCGTCCCCGCCGTGGACACGAGGCGAATCAGTTCGCGGCCGCCTTTGCCGCCCTTTTTTCTTGGCCATGACCGTGGTCTCCTGCCGGAAATGGGGGCGCAATATGGCACAGCGTTCCCGGCCTGACAACCCCGGTCGTCGCAGGCGCGGGCGCGGTCAGCGCTTGTCGATCGCGCGGGACGCGACCAGGCAGGACAGGGCGACCAGTTTGAGCACGAGGGAAGCTGCGCTGCGCATGCTCGCGCCCGCTTCAAGCGGCGGGCCAGGGACCCTGCGTGTGATTCAAGCAGGTTACATGGGTGCGCGTTGCGGCCGCGTTGCGCATGGCAACTGGCGCCGTCTGCGCCGTTGCGGGGAGCAACCGGGACGGCGCGGCCTCCGGTCCGACGTCCCGCACCGGCCCCCACGCGCCGGCGGCTCGGGGGTCGCCGCGCGATGTCGCGCCGCGCGGGTGTCGGCACGGCATCCCGCGCCGACCCGGCACCGTGCGACGCCCGGCCCGGTGCGCGGCTCCCGGTGGGGCGCGGTGGGGCGCGGTCGCGCGCAACGCCGTCGCCCGCGGATCCGCATGCCCTGCGGCGCGGCCTTTGCGATCGAGACCGCCCTTGCCGCGCGTTCGCCGATGGACCTATCATCCGCGTATGCGCTGGTGCGGGTTTGCGATGGCGGCCGCGGCGATGGCCGCCGGCGGGGGCTGCTCGGACGCCGAGGACGTGATCGTCCCGGACCGCCCGAGCTACGGCGTGTGGGAGAAGATCGAGCCGCCGGGCGCCGTGTGCGGCAACGGCTCCCAGTACAAGTTCTTCGTCAACTACTCGGATACGTCCAACAACGTCGTCGTCGCGTTCGAGCCAGGCGGCGCGTGTTGGGACTTCGAGAGCTGCTCGGGCAAGGCCGGCATTCGCGGCGCCGCGAACGTCGACGGCATTCCGGACGACCACGCCGAGCTCGCGCGGTTCATGGTGCCGTTTTTCCAGCGCGAGTACGACGACACGCCGACGCCCGATTGGAACTACGTGTACGTACCGTACTGCACCGGCGACGTACACAGCGGCAACAACGTGATCACGTACAAGGACCCCGACGGCGTCGAGCCGGACCTGGAGTTCCACCACAACGGCTACGCGAACGTGCAGGCGGTCGTCGACTGGATGGCGACGCAGTTCGAGCACGTGCCGAAGTTGCTTGTCTACGGGTGCAGCGCCGGCGGCGCGGGGTCGACCGTCAACTTCTATCACTTGCGTCGCGGCCTGCCCGGCGTCGAGCGCGCGTATCTGCTGGCCGACTCCGGCCCGATCTTCCCGAGCGACGGCTGGTCGCGGCCGCTGCACGAAAAGGTCCGCGCGTCGTGGAACCTCGACCCGCTGCTCGACGCGCTCGACATCCCGATCGACAAGGACGACTTCGGCTCGATCAACACCGCGCTGGCCGACACGTTCCCGGACGACCGGCTCGCCGTGACCTACTTTCTTCGCGACTACAACTATTCGCTCTACTCGTACGAGCGGTTCTACGACTACCCGGACAAAGAGACGATCCACTCGATGTGGTGGGACGACACGCAACTGTTGATGGCGCAGTTCGATACGCGCGACAACCTCGCCTACTACCTGCCGTACTGGCGGCTGCTCAACGACAGCCACTGCACGGCGCTCATCACGTTCGCCGGCTCCGAGATCCAGGAGGCGAACATGACGCTCGACCGCTACGTCCGCGATCTGCTCGATGACGACGCGCCGCTGGCGTCGTACGTGGAGTCGCCGCAGCCGGGCGAGGACGAGTAGGCCGCGTTGCGGCGCGCGGCGCAGCCCGCGGCGCCGTCGTGTAGGATCGAGCCGTGGCCAGGGGACGGCGCGGAGCGAGCCGGTATGCGTGGGGAGTGGTCTGCGCGGCGCTGGCGTGCCACGGCGCGGCCCCCGATGTGCCGGTCGCGTTCACCGAGGTCACCGACGACCGCATGCCGACCGTGGCGCAGGCGGACGTCCTCGGCGGCGATCGGTTCTGGGGGCCGGGCGCCGCGGCGGGAGACGTCGACGGGGACGGCCGGGTCGATCTCTATCTGTCGGGCGGGGGGCTGTACCTCAACCGCAACGATCCGCGCGGATTCCGGTTCGAGCGCGCGCCCGTGCAGCCGGCCGAGCCGGGGTTCGACGTGCTCGGCGCGGTGTTCGCCGACGTCGACCGGGACGGCGATCTCGACCTGACACTGTGCGGCGCCGGCGGCGTCCGCCTGTTGGCAAACGATGGCACCGGCGCGTTCGAGGACGTCACGCAAGCCGCCGGCATCGCCGTCCCCGCGACCGACGTGTGCGTCGAGACCGCCTGGGGCGATCTCGACGGCGACGGCTTTCCGGATCTATCGGTCGCCACCTACGGCAGTCCGGGCGATCGCGCCGACGCCGAGGTCGGCCACCTGTACCTGAACAACCGGGACGGCACGTTCCGCGAGGCGACCGACGCCGTCGGCGGTCCGGACCGCGCGCGCCGCTCGCTCACCACAGCGTTCGCCGACTTCGACGGAGACGGCGCGGTCGACCTGTACTTCGGCGACGACCAGTTCATCG from the Deltaproteobacteria bacterium genome contains:
- the odhB gene encoding 2-oxoglutarate dehydrogenase complex dihydrolipoyllysine-residue succinyltransferase, producing the protein MKELVVPELGESITEAVVAKWLVEPGQAVEADEPLVDLETDKVTVQLPAPAAGQLVEVKAREGDTVSVGQVIGLFEPAGVAAKKPQRPAGGNGQPAGRAAAPAAPAEPAVAGALEPAVAPEAAAAPAAPERTEPIAAPPDAVDDVPERGPDGRVLSPAERRRYRERGELPAAAPASAAAPAPARAPAPAEVTGPDEPEDVVPMSPLRRRIAERLVQAQHTAAILTTFNEVDMSAVMALREAHKDEFLARHGVKLGFMSFFVKACVAALKQFPGVNAEVRGDAIAYKKYYHIGIAVGGGKGLVVPVVRHADRLGFADIERTIADLAQRAQANKLTLDELMGGTFTISNGGVYGSMMSTPLLNMPQTGILGMHNIIRRPVAIGDRIEIRPMMYIALSYDHRVIDGREAVQFLVAVKRGVEHPERLMFEL
- a CDS encoding 50S ribosomal protein L28; this translates as MSRVCQVTGKSALVGNKISHSNRKSKRRFEVNLRSKRYWFEEENRWIRLRVSARGMRIIDKKGLAAVVREMRARGEKV
- the rpmG gene encoding 50S ribosomal protein L33, translating into MSGRRPRSWPRKKGGKGGRELIRLVSTAGTGYFYTTSKNKRRTPDKLVLKKYDPKIRKHVDFKESKI